A single region of the Liolophura sinensis isolate JHLJ2023 chromosome 9, CUHK_Ljap_v2, whole genome shotgun sequence genome encodes:
- the LOC135475771 gene encoding sterile alpha motif domain-containing protein 9-like, translating into MSSDDLSQYLRVWADKQGIDQEFISVVQNENIDGEVLFEMTQDEINDLFPAMSFGYKKKLFLLSKHEGRSRLSSDSPEREEFEEEFLAEFNKATKPTTSYRRYGLIRDKCKSVTNLIDRVSRFVPAQDKTGEDLLSQISMETVRFAAACINSRTNGTIHFGISDEGEIQGIAVDKDRTTSEVKKMLRARIFSDQRTMVDRCVRPPRFVEVIQAENDLPLCVVEVDVVPLHSIVGDEAVFLSISNGPRLTKNKSTKLYIFKGDTVSELTGDGIRKYMSEKCRFSEQRRQEEDTFVNKQKKSRVPNLRDKFIELFCDGTETLDDGIYPLLLCGKPDEKSRRHITAENFHFLKMIEWQMIMDLDDKASKDSLYGVYEEQQGKTTRTLTSDEFDPRLSKESGDRLEEITNSSLPPWMFLNGYALQDQKALSPLDWKAERFTNFKEVLRHFYTAIPKDRAVVMILLLSKDYGVMVDILADEIYTKFQDQWIVIAEDGAIADPLKKELLRRNVHKSTVENRFLVGIPWKHVSELVKQLKGPADEHRCLLPTSTGAPCHLKEKVKNSLTDIDILSLNQCQESEFQDTPEKLQEKQRTEEEQFYKGNEVSWWNFWFKNHVCQRKELSKLTHQVKVSLQGDIRGGDKVGRVHLYHQPGAGCTTLSKHVLWDCRSTYRCCIVKRISEQTCAQIAKLYAFEEDENPQPVLVLIDNFPEEERVDQLHAELEETGRQMAKWGQNCNIFCVMLISYRRGKQTSDHQSQRIWLTHNLHEEELLWFKEKHATLEKHHMENKGVDPNTLIAFNILRENFNPEYISRTVQEFLGGITDIREQTLLKFVSLINSFDVDFKPIPIPCFDPLMVPDSTQRKLLQKKRWESELSSSMKILLVKRPTQGLRGTLQGLRVSNFLLSCEILKKMLLSRQESVVDATLQLLHAPIWKGNDVSLKELKFVIKNLVKKRAWIHGGKSTKFSPLIEKIREEESFDDAASIMDTVYEKTNDAMVAQQIARLYIEAENWEKASKYAKDCTRLKSQNSCIWDTYGQVFKRKLKARYEKTRKEYTDVSHQCTKEEREAIRDGFKAIDIFRREQTISRTERTMVVLNTAGYFGEVQVTTIILDLLRLLSPFDDKDVLHRFLVESDFYPPKVIDSFGEEICKRLKCLGKDSSEALTFLEEDFLHLKDGSVNDDRKNVHRNNKQKLIALTEHHLSYFGEEEDSLTANLSSEEAAEFRRRRVKRLVGWSLGKILDASFQENGTRSQQQAQELLHQNISSNQQTVFDYKCLIGITLTQSINNENVRYTLTDLMKYSQEMFGMIKESDRVELEAYLYFVMFNWPMEDGQNVNRCHLGKLRTAILQWKEAFYKQYPAQREGRPFRRKETTIFHLGNGVELQQYTHYRQLQGNHKIRGEKFWTNPETVSKLRILEGTLLHDGAEVQFPVCSAEGNVSRITIPSGMLIHDKSLWNKRVFFCVGFSWCGPKANGISAEDPTMMVSRKSMPSKDFLPLQPQRTGVNSRRFDLNSRQLYQQLQRIDDLKSKKRSGIWLPPNEWMLVTRERELRNRLDAIMDQALDDTQLPYN; encoded by the coding sequence ATGTCATCCGATGACCTGTCTCAGTACTTAAGAGTCTGGGCAGACAAACAAGGTATAGACCAAGAATTTATCAGTGttgttcaaaatgaaaacatcgATGGAGAAGTACTGTTCGAAATGACACAGGATGAGATAAACGACTTGTTCCCTGCCATGAGCTTTGGTTACAAGAAGAAACTGTTCTTACTCAGCAAGCACGAAGGAAGATCAAGGCTAAGCAGTGACTCACCAGAAAGAGAAGAATTCGAAGAAGAGTTTTTGGCTGAATTTAACAAAGCCACAAAGCCCACAACTTCATATCGGCGATATGGTCTTATCCGTGACAAGTGCAAATCTGTCACTAATTTAATTGACCGTGTCAGTCGATTTGTACCAGCACAGGATAAGACTGGAGAGGATCTTCTCTCACAGATTTCCATGGAAACTGTCCGCTTTGCTGCCGCCTGTATTAACAGTCGCACAAACGGAACAATTCATTTTGGCATTTCTGATGAAGGAGAAATACAAGGCATAGCTGTGGACAAAGATAGGACTACATCAGAAGTGAAGAAAATGCTGCGAGCAAGAATCTTTTCAGATCAGCGTACCATGGTGGACCGATGTGTTAGACCTCCCAGGTTTGTTGAAGTCATTCAAGCTGAAAATGACCTTCCTTTATGCGTGGTGGAGGTTGATGTTGTCCCCCTTCATTCAATAGTGGGCGACGAAGcagtttttctttccatctcGAATGGACCTCggttaacaaaaaacaaaagtactAAGCTGTACATTTTCAAAGGAGATACAGTTTCTGAACTCACAGGAGATGGCATCCGCAAGTATATGTCGGAGAAGTGTAGGTTTTCTGAACAAAGACGCCAGGAAGAGGATACATTTGTCAATAAGCAGAAGAAATCACGTGTACCTAATCTACGTGACAAATTTATTGAGCTGTTTTGTGACGGAACTGAAACTCTAGACGATGGCATATATCCGTTACTACTGTGTGGCAAACCCGACGAAAAATCACGCCGCCATATAACAGCGGAAAATTTTCACTTCTTGAAAATGATCGAGTGGCAAATGATAATGGATTTGGACGACAAGGCTAGTAAGGACAGCCTATATGGTGTTTATGAAGAACAACAGGGTAAGACCACTCGAACGTTAACGTCGGATGAGTTTGATCCCCGTCTGTCCAAAGAGAGCGGGGATCGTTTGGAGGAAATAACCAACTCAAGTCTCCCACCGTGGATGTTTCTTAATGGCTACGCTTTGCAAGATCAGAAGGCATTATCTCCTCTCGACTGGAAGGCCGAAAGGTTCACCAATTTTAAAGAGGTCCTGAGGCATTTCTACACTGCCATTCCCAAGGACCGGGCAGTTGTTATGATCTTACTGTTGTCCAAAGATTATGGAGTCATGGTGGATATTCTTGCAGAcgaaatttacacaaaatttcaAGATCAGTGGATTGTCATTGCAGAAGATGGGGCGATAGCTGATCCTCTGAAAAAAGAATTGTTGAGACGTAATGTGCACAAATCAACTGTGGAGAATAGATTTCTGGTGGGAATTCCTTGGAAGCATGTGTCTGAGCTTGTAAAACAATTGAAGGGTCCAGCAGACGAACATAGATGTTTACTGCCAACTTCAACAGGGGCTCCATGTCATCTcaaagaaaaagttaaaaatagcCTTACCGACATTGACATTTTAAGTCTGAACCAGTGTCAAGAATCAGAGTTTCAAGATACACCTGAAAAACTTCAGGAAAAACAAAGAACCGAAGAAGAGCAATTTTATAAGGGAAATGAAGTTTCTTGGTGGAATTTTTGGTTCAAGAATCACGTTTGTCAGCGAAAGGAACTTAGCAAACTGACACATCAAGTTAAGGTTTCTCTGCAAGGAGACATTCGAGGTGGCGATAAAGTAGGACGAGTCCATCTGTACCACCAACCGGGAGCAGGATGTACAACTCTATCAAAGCACGTTCTTTGGGATTGCAGGTCTACATATCGCTGTTGCATTGTCAAACGGATCTCGGAACAAACTTGTGCACAAATTGCAAAACTCTACGCGTTTGAGGAGGACGAAAATCCACAACCTGTTCTTGTTTTGATTGATAACTTCCCAGAGGAAGAAAGAGTGGACCAGCTGCATGCCGAGTTGGAAGAGACAGGCCGCCAGATGGCAAAGTGGGGACAAAACTGTAACATATTCTGTGTAATGTTAATTAGCTACAGACGGGGAAAACAGACGTCAGATCATCAAAGTCAAAGGATTTGGCTGACCCACAATCTTCACGAAGAAGAACTCTTGtggtttaaagaaaaacatgctACACTGGAAAAGCATCACATGGAGAACAAAGGAGTCGACCCAAATACGTTGATTGCATTCAACATCTTGAGGGAAAATTTTAACCCTGAGTACATCTCTAGAACTGTGCAAGAGTTTCTTGGCGGTATCACGGATATCCGGGAGCAAACGCTTCTGAAATTCGTCTCCCTTATAAACTCATTTGATGTTGATTTTAAGCCAATTCCCATCCCCTGCTTTGACCCTCTTATGGTGCCTGACAGTACACAAAGGAAACTACTCCAAAAGAAAAGATGGGAATCTGAGCTCAGTTCTTCCATGAAAATTCTTCTAGTCAAGCGACCAACCCAGGGACTCAGAGGGACATTACAAGGCTTGCGGGTTTCTAATTTCCTTTTGTcttgtgaaattttgaaaaagatGTTGCTTTCCAGACAGGAAAGTGTGGTTGACGCCACATTACAGCTTCTACATGCACCCATATGGAAAGGAAATGATGTTTCACTGAAGGAACTTAAGTTCGTCATCAAGAACCTCGTCAAGAAGAGAGCATGGATTCACGGGGGTAAAAGTACAAAGTTTTCACCTTTAATAGAGAAAATCCGAGAGGAGGAGTCTTTTGATGATGCAGCAAGTATAATGGACACAGTGTATGAAAAAACTAACGATGCAATGGTTGCCCAGCAGATTGCCCGGCTGTACATCGAAGCTGAAAACTGGGAAAAAGCATCAAAATACGCAAAAGACTGTACTCGACTGAAATCTCAAAATTCTTGTATCTGGGACACCTACGGACAAGTATTCAAAAGAAAACTTAAAGCGCGTTATGAGAAGACTAGAAAAGAGTATACCGATGTCTCTCATCAGTGTACAAAAGAAGAACGTGAGGCCATTCGCGATGGTTTTAAGGCCATTGACATATTTAGGCGAGAACAGACGATCAGCAGAACCGAGAGAACAATGGTCGTCTTGAACACAGCAGGCTATTTTGGGGAGGTGCAGGTAACAACAATTATTCTAGACCTGTTGCGACTTTTGTCCCCGTTTGACGACAAGGACGTGCTTCACAGATTCCTCGTGGAATCTGATTTTTACCCTCCAAAGGTAATTGATTCTTTTGGAGAAGAGATATGCAAGCGCCTAAAGTGCCTTGGAAAAGATTCGTCTGAAGCTCTGACATTTCTGGAAGAAGATTTTCTACATCTCAAAGATGGCTCCGTCAACGACGACAGAAAGAATGTACATAGAAATAACAAACAGAAACTGATAGCTTTAACGGAACATCATTTGAGCTACTTTGGTGAAGAGGAAGATTCATTAACTGCAAACCTTAGTTCAGAGGAAGCTGCAGAGTTTCGACGACGGAGAGTCAAAAGACTTGTGGGCTGGTCACTTGGAAAAATATTGGATGCGTCATTTCAAGAAAATGGCACAAGATCCCAACAACAGGCCCAGGAGCTTCTTCATCAAAATATCAGTTCAAATCAACAAACTGTGTTTGACTACAAATGCTTAATTGGCATAACTTTAACACAGTCCATTAATAACGAAAATGTCAGATACACGTTGACTGACCTAATGAAATACAGTCAAGAAATGTTCGGCATGATCAAAGAAAGCGATCGAGTGGAGCTGGAGGCGTATCTTTACTTCGTCATGTTTAACTGGCCAATGGAAGATGGACAGAATGTTAACCGGTGTCATTTAGGTAAGCTGAGAACAGCCATTCTTCAGTGGAAAGAGGCATTTTACAAGCAGTATCCTGCTCAGAGAGAAGGAAGGCCTTTCCGAAGAAAAGAGACCACAATATTCCATCTGGGGAACGGAGTTGAACTTCAACAGTACACACATTACCGTCAGTTGCAAGGTAATCATAAAATACGAGGGGAAAAGTTCTGGACAAACCCTGAGACCGTAAGTAAACTTCGGATACTGGAGGGAACCTTGTTGCACGACGGGGCGGAAGTTCAATTTCCGGTATGCTCAGCTGAAGGTAATGTCTCTCGAATAACCATTCCAAGCGGTATGCTAATACACGACAAGTCCCTGTGGAACAAACGGGTTTTCTTCTGTGTCGGCTTCAGCTGGTGTGGACCGAAAGCTAATGGCATCTCTGCGGAAGATCCCACAATGATGGTGTCTAGAAAATCGATGCCTTCAAAAGATTTCCTCCCGCTACAGCCTCAGAGAACTGGTGTCAACTCTCGCCGCTTTGACCTTAACTCTAGACAACTATACCAACAACTCCAGCGTATAGATGACCTAAAGAGTAAGAAACGATCCGGAATATGGCTTCCCCCAAATGAG
- the LOC135474985 gene encoding sterile alpha motif domain-containing protein 9-like has protein sequence MSSNDLSQYLRVWADEEGIDQEFIRVVQNENIDGEVLFEMTQGEINDLFPIMSFGHRKKLFLLSKHEGRSRLSSDSPEREEFEEEFLAEFNKVTKPTTSYRLHSVIHDKCKFVTNLIDRVSRFVPAQDKTGEDLLSQISMETVRFAAACINSRTNGTIHFGISDKGDIQGIIVDKDKTTTEMKKMLLASTFPDQHSMVDRCVRPPRFVEVIQAENDLPLCVVEVDVVPLYSIVGDEAVFLSISNGPRLTKNKSTKLYIFKGDTVSELTGDGIRKYMSEKCRFSEQRRQQEETFVIEQKKTRVPNLRDKFIELFCDGNDTLDGGIYPFLLCGKPDDKSRRDITAENFHFLKMIEWQLIMDLDDKGSEDSLYGVYEEQQGKTTRTLTSDEFDPRLSKDSSDRLEEITNSSLPPWMFLNGYALQDQQALSPPDWKAKRFTYFKEVLRHFYTAIPKDRAVVMILLLSKDYGVMADILADEIYTKFQDQWIAIAEDDSIAAPLKRELIRRNVHKLTVETRFLVGIPWKHVSELVKQLKGPADEQRCLLPTSTGAPCHLKEKLKSSLMDINILSLNQCQGTEFHDEPEKLKQKECKEEEQFYKGGEVSWWNFWFKNHVCQRREFSKLTEQVKASLHGDIRDGDKVGRVHLYHQPGAGCTTLSKHVLWDCRSTYRCCIVKRISEQTCAQIAKLYAFEEDENPRPVLVLIDNFPEEERVDQLHVELEETWRQIAKGTQSCGVFCVLLISYRRMKVPSDHQSKWIWLTHKLHEEELLWFKEKHATLEKHHLENKGVDPNTLIAFNILKENFNPEYISRTVQEFLRGITDMREQKLLKFISLINSFDIDFRPIPIPCFDPLMTPGRQRGMLKSNRWEAELSSSMKILLIRLPTQGLRGAVQGLRVSSFLLSREILHKILDSKPETVADAMLGLLHEPLLKNHDIAQGELMNIIKNLVKKRAWLHKGKCTQFSPLVEEIRQKESIEAAAHIMDTVYEKTDDAMVAQQIARLYIEAENWPKASKYAEECTRKKSQNSCVWDTYGQVFKRKLKACYDNSRKQYTDGSHACTCEELEAICDGFKAIDIFRQEQMISRTEKTMVALNTAGYFGEVQVTTIILDLLRLLSPFENKEVLHRFLVETNYYPPLAKKSLGQNVCERLKLLCRESSEALTFLEEEFLHLKDGAVNDDRKNVQRNNKQKLIALTEHHLSYFGEEDDSSPGNLTPEEAVEFRRRRVKRLVGWSFGKILDVSSQEKGTHSLQQAQEFLHQNITSNYQTVFDYKCLIGIALTQSMINQKVGYSLCDIIRYSQEMYDMIKESDRMELEAYLYFVMFNWPMEDGQDDNRCHSGKLTTAILKWKEAFYQKYPAQSEQRPYRKKETTIFHLGNGVGLQQYTHFRQLHGNQKIRGEKFWTNFGTIMKLRILDGILLREGAEVQFQVRSTEGNVSRISIPSGMPIYDRSLWSKRVFFSVGFSWCGPKAYGISSEDPRKMISRQPMPSQAACHLPRPQRVSVIPHRIGLTTILLHQQLRHIDDLKRKKQSGIWLSADEWRLVRQERELQIQRDIIMNQALDETQLPYT, from the exons ATGTCATCTAATGACCTGTCTCAGTACTTAAGAGTCTGGGCAGACGAAGAAGGTATAGACCAAGAATTTATCCGTGttgttcaaaatgaaaacatcgATGGAGAAGTACTGTTCGAGATGACACAGGGTGAGATAAACGACTTGTTCCCTATCATGAGCTTTGGTCACAGGAAGAAACTGTTCTTACTCAGCAAGCACGAAGGAAGATCAAGGCTAAGCAGTGACTCACCAGAAAGAGAAGAATTCGAAGAAGAGTTTTTGGCTGAATTTAACAAAGTCACCAAACCCACAACTTCATATCGGCTACATTCTGTTATCCATGACAAATGCAAGTTTGTAACTAATTTGATTGACCGTGTCAGTCGGTTTGTACCAGCACAGGATAAGACTGGAGAGGATCTTCTCTCACAGATTTCCATGGAAACTGTCCGCTTTGCTGCCGCCTGCATTAACAGTCGCACAAACGGAACAATTCATTTTGGCATTTCGGATAAAGGAGATATACAAGGCATAATTGTGGACAAAGATAAAACTAcaacagaaatgaagaaaatgctgCTAGCAAGCACCTTTCCAGATCAGCATAGCATGGTGGACCGATGTGTTAGACCTCCCAGGTTTGTTGAAGTCATTCAAGCTGAAAATGACCTTCCTTTATGCGTGGTCGAGGTTGATGTTGTGCCCCTTTATTCAATAGTGGGCGACGAAGcagtttttctttccatctcGAATGGACCTCggttaacaaaaaacaaaagtactAAGCTGTACATTTTCAAAGGAGATACAGTTTCTGAACTCACAGGAGATGGCATCCGCAAGTATATGTCGGAGAAGTGTAGGTTTTCCGAACAAAGGCGACAACAAGAGGAAACGTTTGTCATTGAGCAAAAAAAGACACGTGTACCTAATCTGCGTGACAAGTTCATTGAGCTGTTTTGTGACGGAAATGACACTCTAGATGGTGGAATATACCCGTTTCTGTTGTGTGGCAAACCCGACGACAAATCACGCCGCGATATAACAGCGGAAAATTTTCACTTCTTGAAAATGATTGAATGGCAGTTGATAATGGATCTGGACGACAAAGGTAGCGAGGACAGCCTGTATGGTGTCTATGAAGAACAACAGGGTAAGACCACTCGAACTTTAACGTCGGATGAGTTTGATCCCCGTCTGTCCAAAGACAGCAGTGACCGTCTTGAGGAAATAACCAACTCAAGCCTCCCGCCGTGGATGTTTCTTAACGGCTACGCTTTGCAAGATCAACAGGCATTATCTCCTCCCGACTGGAAAGCCAAAAGATTCACATATTTTAAAGAGGTCCTGAGGCATTTCTACACTGCGATTCCCAAGGATCGGGCAGTTGTTATGATCTTACTGTTGTCCAAAGACTATGGAGTCATGGCGGATATTCTTGCAGatgaaatttacacaaaatttcaAGATCAGTGGATCGCCATTGCAGAGGACGATTCCATAGCTGCCCCGTTGAAGCGAGAGCTAATACGGCGAAATGTTCACAAATTAACTGTAGAGACTAGATTTCTGGTGGGAATTCCTTGGAAGCATGTGTCTGAGCTTGTGAAACAACTAAAGGGTCCAGCAGACGAACAGAGATGTTTACTGCCAACTTCAACAGGGGCCCCATGTCATctgaaagaaaagttaaaaagcaGTCTTATGGACATCAACATTTTAAGTCTGAATCAGTGTCAAGGCACAGAGTTTCACGACGAACCAGAAAAGCTCAAACAGAAAGAATGCAAGGAAGAAGAACAATTTTACAAAGGAGGGGAGGTTTCGTGGTGGAACTTTTGGTTCAAGAATCACGTTTGCCAGCGAAGGGAATTCAGTAAATTGACAGAGCAAGTTAAGGCTTCTTTGCATGGAGACATTCGTGATGGCGATAAAGTAGGACGAGTCCATTTGTACCACCAACCGGGAGCAGGATGTACAACTCTATCGAAGCACGTTCTTTGGGATTGTAGGTCTACGTATCGTTGCTGCATAGTCAAACGGATCTCGGAACAAACTTGTGCACAAATTGCAAAACTCTACGCGTTTGAGGAGGACGAAAATCCACGACCTGTTCTTGTTTTGATTGATAACTTCCCAGAGGAAGAAAGAGTAGATCAACTACATGTTGAGCTGGAAGAGACATGGCGCCAGATAGCTAAGGGGACCCAATCCTGTGGTGTTTTCTGTGTCCTGCTCATCAGTTACAGGCGTATGAAAGTGCCGTCAGACCACCAAAGCAAATGGATTTGGCTTACTCATAAGCTTCACGAAGAAGAACTCTTGTGGTTTAAAGAAAAGCATGCTACTCTGGAAAAACATCACTTGGAGAACAAAGGAGTTGACCCCAACACGCTAATTGCGTTCAACATCCTGAAAGAAAATTTCAACCCCGAATACATCTCCAGAACTGTTCAAGAATTTCTACGAGGTATCACGGATATGCGAGAGCAAAAGCTTCTGAAATTTATTTCCTTGATAAATTCATTTGATATTGACTTCAGGCCAATTCCTATCCCTTGTTTTGATCCTCTCATGACACCTGGTCGACAACGGGGTATGCTTAAGAGCAATAGATGGGAAGCAGAGCTCAGCTCTTCAATGAAAATTCTTCTGATCAGGCTACCGACTCAGGGACTGAGAGGGGCAGTGCAAGGTTTACGCGTCTCTAGTTTTCTGTTATCTAGagaaattttgcacaaaattttgGACTCAAAACCAGAAACTGTTGCAGACGCTATGCTTGGGTTACTCCATGAACCCTTATTGAAAAACCATGATATTGCACAGGGAGAGCTTATGAACATCATCAAGAACCTCGTTAAAAAGAGAGCTTGGTTACACAAAGGTAAATGTACACAGTTTTCTCCTTTGGTAGAAGAAATACGCCAAAAAGAATCAATTGAGGCTGCTGCACATATTATGGATACAGTGTATGAGAAAACCGATGACGCAATGGTGGCCCAGCAGATTGCACGGCTTTATATCGAAGCTGAAAACTGGCCCAAGGCGTCCAAGTACGCAGAAGAGTGCACTCGAAAGAAATCTCAAAATTCCTGTGTATGGGACACCTATGGGCaagtatttaaaagaaaacttaaaGCATGTTACGACAATTCCAgaaaacagtatacagatgGCTCTCATGCTTGTACATGTGAGGAACTAGAGGCCATTTGCGATGGCTTTAAAGCTATTGACATATTTAGACAAGAACAGATGATCAGCAGAACCGAGAAAACAATGGTTGCATTGAACACTGCAGGATATTTTGGGGAGGTACAGGTAACGACAATAATTCTAGACCTTTTGCGACTTTTGTCCCCTTTTGAAAACAAGGAAGTACTTCACAGGTTTTTGGTGGAAACCAACTATTATCCACCACTGGCAAAAAAATCTCTCGGGCAAAACGTTTGCGAACGTTTGAAACTCCTTTGTAGAGAATCATCTGAAGCTTTGACATTTTTAGAAGAAGAGTTTCTTCACCTCAAAGATGGTGCCGTCAACGATGACAGAAAGAATGTCCAGAGGAATAACAAACAGAAACTGATAGCTTTAACAGAACATCATTTGAGCTACTTTGGTGAAGAGGACGATTCATCACCTGGGAACTTAACTCCAGAGGAAGCTGTAGAGTTTCGACGACGGAGAGTTAAAAGACTTGTGGGCTGGTCTTTTGGCAAAATATTAGATGTGTCATCTCAAGAAAAGGGAACACATTCATTACAACAGGCCCAAGAGTTTcttcatcaaaatattacaTCAAATTATCAAACTGTTTTTGACTACAAATGCCTGATTGGTATAGCCTTAACACAGTCTATGATCAACCAAAAGGTTGGATACTCGTTGTGTGATATAATTCGGTACAGCCAAGAAATGTACGACATGATCAAAGAAAGTGATCGAATGGAGCTGGAGGCGTATCTTTACTTTGTCATGTTTAACTGGCCAATGGAAGATGGACAAGATGATAACCGCTGTCATTCAGGCAAGCTGACGACAGCCATTCTTAAATGGAAGGAGGCATTTTATCAGAAATACCCTGCCCAGAGTGAACAAAGACCTTACCGGAAAAAAGAGACCACAATATTCCATCTGGGAAACGGAGTTGGACTTCAACAGTATACACACTTCCGGCAGCTACATGGCAACCAAAAAATAAGAGGTGAGAAATTCTGGACAAATTTTGGGACCATAATGAAACTTCGGATACTGGATGGAATTTTATTGCGCGAGGGAGCAGAAGTCCAATTCCAGGTTCGCTCAACTGAAGGTAATGTCTCTCGTATAAGCATTCCGAGCGGCATGCCAATATACGACAGGTCTTTGTGGAGCAAGCGGGTTTTCTTCTCTGTCGGCTTCAGTTGGTGCGGACCTAAAGCCTATGGCATCTCTTCTGAAGATCCCAGAAAGATGATTTCGAGACAACCGATGCCTTCACAAGCCGCCTGTCACCTTCCACGGCCGCAAAGAGTCAGTGTTATTCCTCATCGCATTGGCTTAACTACTATACTACTGCATCAGCAGCTCCGACATATTGATGACTTGAAGCGTAAGAAACAATCCGGCATTTGGCTTTCTGCAGACGAG TGGAGATTGGTCAGGCAAGAGAGAGAGCTCCAGATTCAGCGTGACATTATCATGAATCAGGCCCTCGATGAGACTCAGTTGCCATATACCTAA